The window CTATTTCGAGTCGCGTTCCATCCCCTTTCACATCGAAGAGCGCGCCAACGGCACGTTGCACATCGGCTTCGAATCGGCGGGCCATCCGGCGACGGTGACGGTCTCGTTCGACGAGAGCGCGTATCGCGACCTGGAGCGTTTCGACGACGAAGCCAAACGCCGGGCGCTTTCGCGCATCGAATCCGAATTCGCGCGGCTGATGAACCGGGGCGGGCCGTCCGCGCTAGCGGGCGAGTTTCGTATCCATCGCGTGTGAGCCGGCACAAAGCACGAAATCGCGGTGGCGCAAGGGGGGCGCCGCCGCGTCCGGAGCGCACGCGCAGCAAAGCACCTTACAAAATTGTTGCTAGTGAGAATGGTTCTCATTATGATTGCGGCTTGATGTCCAACCCGTGATCGTTCAAGCGAAGTGACAGGCGATAGCAGCCCGCTTGGCGTCAAGAACAAGAAGTTGCCGCCATGAGACCGCTGCTCGTCAAACTGCACCGCTGGTTCGGAATCGGCATTGCACTGTTCCTGTTCATGTCCGGCCTGACGGGGGCCGTCATTGCGTGGGATCACGAGCTCGATGCCGCGTTGAATCCCGGCTTCTATCACGCGCGCAGCAACGGCCCCGAGCTGCCGCCGCTCGAATTGGCCCGTCGCGTCGAAGCGGCCGATCCGCGCTTGCGCGTCACGTACTTGCCGCTTGGCGTCGAACCGGGGCACGCGCTTCAGATGCGGGTGGAGGGCAGGATCGATCCCGCCACGAACGCGCCTTACGACCTCGGCTTCAACCAGCTCTCGATCGATCCGGCCACGGGCGCGATCCAGGGGCGCCGGGAGTGGGGCGCGCCATCGTTGTCGCGGCTCAATGTGTTGCCGTTTCTCTATCAGCTTCACTACACGCTGTACCTGCCCTGGATGGTGGGCGGCCTGTCGACTGGCGTGTGGCTGCTCGGCGTCGTCGCGATCGTGTGGCTGTTCGACAGCCTGATCGCGCTGGTGCTCGCGTTTCCGAGCGCGAAGTCGTGGCGCAAGTCGCTCGTGTTTCGCGTCAAGCGCGGCGGCTATCCGCTCACGTTCGACTTGCACCGCTCGGGCGGCGTATGGGTGTGGGGTCTGCTGCTCGTCATTGCGACCACGTCGGTTTCGATGAATCTGCCGGCCCAGGTGATGCGGCCGGTCGTGTCGCTGTTTTCGACGCTGACGCCGTCGCCGTTCTACGACGCCGGCAAGCTGCCGATACCCAAGCCCGGCAGTGCCGCGCTGCCGCGCGAACGCATCGTCGAGCTGGCGCGAGAAGCGGGGCGGGGGGCGCAGCTTGCCGCCGCGCCCGGGGCGATCTACTTTGCGTCGGCGCTCAATGTGTATGCTGTCGGCTACTTCGCGCCGGGCGGCGACGAAGGCGAAAGTCCTCTTGGCAATCCTTGGATCTATTGGAACGGGGCGACGGGCGAGCGCATCGCGTCGAACCTTCCCGGGCGCGGCAGCGCGGGCGATCTGTTCATGGAGGCGCAATTCCCGCTGCATTCGGGCCGCATCGGCGGCCTGGCGGGGCGGATTGCGGTCAGCTTCATGGGCGTGACGGTCGCGCTCCTGAGCGTGACGGGGCTCGTGATCTGGCTGAAAAAACGGCGCGCGCGGCGCAAGATCGGCCGCGCGCTTCAGCTGCCGTCGCGATTCGTATAGTGCGCAACGAGCGCAAGCGCGGCCGCAAACTTGAGCACGCAATCGACCAGCGACAGATAGAAGCCGGTTCGCAGCACGTTGTATTCGAGCGGCAAGTCGAGCCCGATCGCGATCACGCTGACTGCGCAGACGAACGTGAACAACACGCGCGCACCGCGCACGCCGCGCAGCGTGCACACGACGAGCACGACCAGCAGCGCCTTCGAAAACAGCAGCGCGAGCGTTTGCGCGACGCCGAAGCTGCCGTGCACTTCCCATGGAATCACGACGAACGACCAGACGCACACGCCGATGACGAGCGCGCGCGTCATCGGGCCCAGCCGGCGCGCGCGTCGGCGCGCTCCCGCCGGGTGGCCGGGTGCGTCGAGAGGGCTGGCGTCTTGGGCGGGTAAATGCTGGCGCTCGGCGTGTCCGGCCGCGTGGTCGCCGAATTCGCGTCCGTTCATACGAGGGCTTTCCGTTGAGGAAGGCGCGTGCCATGCCGCGATTGCGTTGCTTGGTCCCCGTGCGTTCTACTCAAACTATACGGCCAACAAAACACCGCTTAATGACATTTTTGTTGAGCTAACGACTTATAGGGATTTCCGCAAAAGGCCCATTTGTCTGCGGAGTGCGGGGGCGTGTACGACGCTGCGTGAGGATGCCATATCAGGCGATGGCAGAAGGCGTCGTGCGGTTGGCAGGGTTTGGCGGGCAACGGCGATTGCTCCGAGCGTGGCGTGAAACGACACTCGATCTCAACGGCGCGCGTCGCGAATTCCGGGCAAAAGCCGGTTCGCGGGCGCGCCGCCCCGATCGACTCACACGACCCGACCCGACCTGGAGAACCCCATGACCACGACCATCGCCGGCATCAAGATCCCCGACAGCCAACTCGCGCGCGCCGCCACCGAATTGGTGCGCGACACCGAACCGGACCTGCTGTACAACCATTCGCGCCGCGTGTTCCTGTTCGGCGCGCTCGCGGGCGAGCGCAAGCACCTCGATTACGATCCCGAGCTGCTCTATATCGGCGCGATGTTCCATGACATGGGGCTCGTCGATGCCTACAGCAGCAAGACGAATCGCTTCGAAGTCGACGGCGCGAACGCGGCGCGCGACTTTCTCGTGCAATACGGCGTGAACGAATACGACATCGAGCAGGTGTGGACGTCGATCGCGTTGCACACGACGCCGGGGGTGCCGGAGCATATGAAGCCGGTGGTGGCGCTCGTCACGGCCGGTGTCGAGATGGACGTGCTGGGGCTCGCGTATCACGAGTTCACCGACGAGCAGCGCATTCAAGTCGTCGCGGCGCATCCTCGCGAACGGGACTTCAAGAACGACATCATCGACGCGTTCGCACACGGCACGATCAAAAAGCCCGAGTCCACCTTCGGCAACGTGAAGGCCGACGTGCTCGCGCTGCGCGATCCGGAATACAAGCGGCTGAACTTCTGCCAGATCATCCTGGGCTCGGCGTGGGACGACAGCCAGAGCCACGTTCATCACGCTGGTTGCGCGTGCAACGAATCGGCGGCGGCGTAGCGCAAGGGCGCGGCGCCGGGCTGTATCGATACGATCAGCCCGGCGTCGCCGCGGTCACTTGCGCATAGACGTCATGCGACAGCTGCAGCAGCGTCGCACGGTCCATGCCGCCCGAGATCGCATAGCCGAAGTTGCCGTCCACCCAATAGAACACGTTGACCGAGCCGTCCTGATACAGCTTGAACGCGGTGGTGTTCGAACTGACTTTCCGGTGCGAAATGCACAGCGTGATGCGCTCGTTCTTGCCGTCGCGGTACCAGAACTGCGCGACGGAGCCATCGTTGCCGTTGAATACGCGTCCCCCCATCAGCTCGAGCCCGCTCTTCGTGAGGTTGGGCGGACGCACGTCCGTACCGAGCTTGTTCGCGAGCACCTGCACGAATTCCTGTTCCTGGTCCGCGCTCATCATGGTGGCGGGACGGTAGACGGACGGCATGTAGACCACGTGCGCGAACGCGGCCTGGCGCGCGAGCGGATCGGCGTTTTGATAGCTGACGGTGTGCGTGTTGCCGCCATCGGCCGACATTTGCGCGACCGTATCCCTGCCGACGTTCGTGCCGACGCCGATGCCCACGCCGATCACGAGCGCCGCCGCGAGGCCCGCGAATTGCGGCCAGTTCGCGGCTTTCAGCCAGCGGCGCGGCATGGGCGTCTGCAGACGCTTGGGCACGGGCTCGCTGAGCACGCGGTCGTAGCGGTCATGGAACATGCTGTTGAGCGAGAAATAGTCGCTCACGCGCGCCGCGAGATCGGGATTCCGTTCGAGCGCTTCCTCGACCACGCGACGCCGCTCCTCGGACAGCGTCCCGTCCACGTAGGCGTGGATGTCTTCTTCTTCGATCGGAGTGTATTGGTCGCTCATCGCACCACCTGTAGTTTTGCGCCGGGCTGCGTGCCCGCCATCAATGCTCTCAGCCGTTCCCGTCCGCGCGACAGCCGCGACATCACCGTGCCGATCGGAATGTCGAGCGCGAGCGCGACATCCCCATAGCTCATCTCTTCGAGCCCCACCAGCAGCACCACCTCGCGCTGCTCGGCGGGCAGCCGCTGCAGCGCGTAGTCGAGATCGCGGACTTCGAGCGTGCGCGTCGGGCTCGCCTGGACCGCGAATTCGCTCTCGGGCACTTCGTCGTCATCGACCGAGACGTGCGTGGCGCGCATCGATGCCTTGCGCGTCTGATTCACGAACACGTTGTGCATGATCGTAAAGAGCCACGCGCGCAGATCGGTGCCGGCCTGAAACCGCTCGGTCCGCCCCAAGGCGCGCTCGAGCGTGTCTTGGACGAGATCGTCGGCCAGGTCGCGATTGTTGATGAGCGCCCTCGCGTAGCGCCGCAATCGCGGCACGTGATCCATCAACTCGTTACGGATGTCCATTTGTCATATCGATCAGAGAGTGGCGGCGCGCGCCAGTGGCTGCGAACGACGGTCATACGGGAGCAAACACGCTTGAGCGCAGTTTATTCCCGATGACCTTCAGCCGGTAGCGGCGGGGTTCTCGTGCCGCCGGAGCACGTCAAGATCGGCGCAAGGTCAGCGTATCCGCGGCTCTCATCAGGCCGTGAGTGTCGGCGTTGCCGGCCAGCACGTAGCGCTGGTGGTGCTCGGTCCAGGTGAGCAGACGCAGCGCGCCGGCTCGGTGCGCCGACCATTGCGAGTGGCTCGAAGCCGCCAGCGTGGAAGCCGTCAGCAGCACCACCGGCTTGCCGTCGGCGTTGACGTAGACGAATTCCGCCGCCCGCGAGAAGGGGCCGAGCTGCACGAGCTTTTTCGCCACGAAACGCAGACCGACGGAACCGAGATCTGGCGCCGGTTCGCCGCCAGCCAAGGCCGGCGCGGGATCAGCCGCGCTCGCCGTGGGGTCGGAAGCCCGCGCGAGCGCCATGACAGCGGCGTTGTCGAGCGCCTGCGGGGAGACTTGGATGGCGGCGATCCATCCGCTCGTGGCGAGAACGGCGACAGCGAGCGTCATCAACATGCGCACCGCGGCGAGATTGCCGAGTTGCGCCCAGCGCCGGTGCAGGGCGGCACGCCACGGTTCGCGCGGCGGCGAAGTTTTGCCCGGCGGCGAGCTCTCGCCGGCATGGTGGAACGCATGCTTGATCTGCGCGTTGAGCCGGGCGTAGAAAGCGACACGGCGGGCTTCGCCGGGCCGGCTTTCCAGATAGTCGTGCAGATGCGCGGCGCGATCCGGTGCAAGCACACCGTCGGCATAGGCGAGGATGTCGTGCTCGGAAAGCGAGGTGGATTCGGGTCGATGGGTCGGTGCCATGGTGTCAGCGTCAGGCAAGTAGCGTCTCTTGACGAGGCAAACACGGCCATTTCGCGTTTATTCCATCGCAACGACAGATTTTGACGCTTCGATGATTTGGTAGCAGGAATAAATCCGCTCGCGCTGTGTTAGCCCGCATGAAGCGTCGATTTCGAGCCAAGGAGCCCCTGTGACCAAACCGTCGTCGTCCCCTCCGTCCCCACTCTGCGTGCCGTGCCGGCTCGCCGCCATCGGCGCGGTCGTCGCGGCGCTCGCCGGCGGCTTCGCCTACGTTGCCGGCTGGCTCACGCCCGCCCGCCTGACGGCCCCGCGCATTGTCAATCAATTGCAAGCCAACGCCGGAGTGCACCCGGGTTACCGCCGCAATCATGCGAAGGGCGTTTGCGTGTCCGGCTATTTCGCGAGCAACGGCAACGGCGCCGGCGTGTCGCGCGCGGCCGTGTTCGAGCCGGGCGTGACCACACCGGTGATCGGGCGCTTCGCGATTCCCGGCGGCAATCCGTACGCGCCGGACAACAGCGTCCCCGTCCGCAGCATGGCGTTGATGTTCAAGCTGCGCGATGGCGAGCAATGGCGCACGGGCATGAACTCGACAGCGCTGTTCGCCGTGCACACGCCGATGCAGTTCTTCGAGCAGCTGCTCGCGTCGCGGCCCGACCCGGCCACGGGCAAGCCGGACCCGCAGCGGCTGAAGGCGTTCTTCGCGGCCAATCCTGAAACGCAGCCCTTCCTCGCCTGGGTGAAGGCGAATCCGCCGTCATCGAGCTTCGCGAACGCCGCGTACTACAGCATCAACGCGTTCCGTTTCACCGACGCCGCCGGGCAAACGCGATTCGTGCGTTGGTCGATGCGGCCGGAAACGGCTTATGCACCGCTCACCGCGGCGGAAAAAGGCGAGAAGAACTTTCTCTCCGATGAACTCAGTCAGCGCCTGGAAGCGAGCGGCAGCTTGCGCTGGCATCTGATCCTGACCGTCGCCGCGCCCGGCGACCCGACCGACGACGCGACCCAGCAGTGGCCCGCCGACCGTCAGCAGATCGACGCGGGCACGCTCGTCATCGATCACGAGTCGTCGCAAGAGGAAGGGCTGTGCCGCGACGTCAATTTCGACCCGACCATCCTGCCCGACGGGATTCGTCCATCGGACGATCCGCTCTTGGCGGCACGCTCGGCCGCGTACGCGCTGTCGTTCAACCGCCGCACGCATGAAGAAGCCGCACAGCCTGCTCACGCGAACCCGACCTCGAACGGAGCCCATTCATGAAGCCCGCGCAAACGCATTTCAGTCCGCTCGCGCGGCTCATCCACTGGACGATGGCCGTCGCGATTCTCGCGATGCTGTTCGTCGGCGTCGGGATGGTCGCGACCGTCTCGCGCGCGCACAACGTGTTGCTCGCGATTCATCGGCCGCTCGGCATCGCGCTGCTGGTGCTGGTGATCATCCGCCTCTTCGTGAGGATCAGGCGCGGTGCGCCGCCGCTGCCGGGGGATATGCCGGCGCCGCAGCAGTTCGTCGCGAAGCTCTCGCATGTCGTGCTGTACGCGCTGATGGCGGCGATGCCGCTGATCGGCTGGTCGATGTTATCGGCGGGGGGATTTCCCGTGACGCTGTTCGGCGCGCTGCATCTGCCGCCGATCATGCCGCACGACGTGCGGCTCTATGCGCTACTGCGCGCGCTGCACACGTACCTCGCGTTCGCGCTCTTCGCGACGGTGCTGATGCATCTCGCCGCCGCGCTGTTCCATGGCCTCATCCGGCGCGACGGCGTGCTCGCGAGCATGACGGGGTCTGCGGCGCGGCGCTGAGGGATGACCAGGGGCGGCTCAGGATTCGGCCAGGGGAATGCGCACCGTGACGTGCAACCCCGCCTGTGACGGTTCGTCCGCATAGCCGAGCCGAACGTCTGCGCCGAGTCGATCCGCGATGGTCTTGACGATCGAGAGCCCCAGGCCCGAGCCCACTTCGCCGCTCCCCAGCGCGCGATAGAACGGATCGAACACGCGCTCGCGCTCGGCCGCCGGAATGCCCGGTCCCGAATCCTTGATCTCCAGAACGGCGCGCCGATCGCGCGCGGTCACCGACAGATCGATGCGTCCGCGCTCGGGCGTATAGCGGATCGCGTTGTCGACGAGATTCCTCACGACCGCGATCAGGTCCACCTCGTTGACGAGGACGAGCGCATCGTTGTCGCCTTCCACGCCGATATCGATGCACTTGGCCTCGGCGAGCGCCATGAGGTCTTCGAGCACGCGCCGGTAGACGTGCTGCACGGAAACGGCCGTGCTTGGCCGCTCCGGCGTGGACTGCGCGCGCGCCAGCGTCAGCAATTGGTCGAGCAGACCCCGTCCGCGCTCGATGCCCTTGCGCAATACGGTCAAGCGATCGCGGGCCTCCCCGGACATGTCCGCTTCGGCGAGCCGCTCGGCTTGCAGCGACAGGGCTGTCAGCGGGGAGCGAAGCTCATGCGCCGCGTCGGCGACGAAGCGGCGCTGCGTCTCCATCGATTGCTCGATGCGCCCCAGCAAGCGATTGATCGCCACGACGAACGGCCGCACTTCGGCCGGCAGGTGCCCGGCGTCGACGGGGTGGAGTTCGCGCTCGCCTCGGCGGTCGATATCGGCGGCGAGCGACGCGATCGGCCGGAACATCTTGCGCACGAGATTGGCCGTGACCAGCAACAGGACGGGCACGAGAATCAAAAACGGCATGACGGTGCGCACGGCGCCGTCTCGCGCGATCTCGTCGCGAAAGCCGGTTTCCTGCGCGACCGCGATGCGCTCGCCGGTCGCCATCGTCTTGACGAGCACGCGGAACGGCTCGCCGCCGATCGTGAGCGTGTGCATGCCGTCGGGCGCGTCGAGCGGGATCGGCAAGACGTCCGAGGCATC is drawn from Trinickia violacea and contains these coding sequences:
- a CDS encoding PepSY-associated TM helix domain-containing protein codes for the protein MRPLLVKLHRWFGIGIALFLFMSGLTGAVIAWDHELDAALNPGFYHARSNGPELPPLELARRVEAADPRLRVTYLPLGVEPGHALQMRVEGRIDPATNAPYDLGFNQLSIDPATGAIQGRREWGAPSLSRLNVLPFLYQLHYTLYLPWMVGGLSTGVWLLGVVAIVWLFDSLIALVLAFPSAKSWRKSLVFRVKRGGYPLTFDLHRSGGVWVWGLLLVIATTSVSMNLPAQVMRPVVSLFSTLTPSPFYDAGKLPIPKPGSAALPRERIVELAREAGRGAQLAAAPGAIYFASALNVYAVGYFAPGGDEGESPLGNPWIYWNGATGERIASNLPGRGSAGDLFMEAQFPLHSGRIGGLAGRIAVSFMGVTVALLSVTGLVIWLKKRRARRKIGRALQLPSRFV
- a CDS encoding HD domain-containing protein; the encoded protein is MTTTIAGIKIPDSQLARAATELVRDTEPDLLYNHSRRVFLFGALAGERKHLDYDPELLYIGAMFHDMGLVDAYSSKTNRFEVDGANAARDFLVQYGVNEYDIEQVWTSIALHTTPGVPEHMKPVVALVTAGVEMDVLGLAYHEFTDEQRIQVVAAHPRERDFKNDIIDAFAHGTIKKPESTFGNVKADVLALRDPEYKRLNFCQIILGSAWDDSQSHVHHAGCACNESAAA
- a CDS encoding anti-sigma factor family protein, whose protein sequence is MSDQYTPIEEEDIHAYVDGTLSEERRRVVEEALERNPDLAARVSDYFSLNSMFHDRYDRVLSEPVPKRLQTPMPRRWLKAANWPQFAGLAAALVIGVGIGVGTNVGRDTVAQMSADGGNTHTVSYQNADPLARQAAFAHVVYMPSVYRPATMMSADQEQEFVQVLANKLGTDVRPPNLTKSGLELMGGRVFNGNDGSVAQFWYRDGKNERITLCISHRKVSSNTTAFKLYQDGSVNVFYWVDGNFGYAISGGMDRATLLQLSHDVYAQVTAATPG
- a CDS encoding RNA polymerase sigma factor, producing the protein MDIRNELMDHVPRLRRYARALINNRDLADDLVQDTLERALGRTERFQAGTDLRAWLFTIMHNVFVNQTRKASMRATHVSVDDDEVPESEFAVQASPTRTLEVRDLDYALQRLPAEQREVVLLVGLEEMSYGDVALALDIPIGTVMSRLSRGRERLRALMAGTQPGAKLQVVR
- a CDS encoding anti-sigma factor family protein, which produces MAPTHRPESTSLSEHDILAYADGVLAPDRAAHLHDYLESRPGEARRVAFYARLNAQIKHAFHHAGESSPPGKTSPPREPWRAALHRRWAQLGNLAAVRMLMTLAVAVLATSGWIAAIQVSPQALDNAAVMALARASDPTASAADPAPALAGGEPAPDLGSVGLRFVAKKLVQLGPFSRAAEFVYVNADGKPVVLLTASTLAASSHSQWSAHRAGALRLLTWTEHHQRYVLAGNADTHGLMRAADTLTLRRS
- a CDS encoding catalase family peroxidase, translating into MTKPSSSPPSPLCVPCRLAAIGAVVAALAGGFAYVAGWLTPARLTAPRIVNQLQANAGVHPGYRRNHAKGVCVSGYFASNGNGAGVSRAAVFEPGVTTPVIGRFAIPGGNPYAPDNSVPVRSMALMFKLRDGEQWRTGMNSTALFAVHTPMQFFEQLLASRPDPATGKPDPQRLKAFFAANPETQPFLAWVKANPPSSSFANAAYYSINAFRFTDAAGQTRFVRWSMRPETAYAPLTAAEKGEKNFLSDELSQRLEASGSLRWHLILTVAAPGDPTDDATQQWPADRQQIDAGTLVIDHESSQEEGLCRDVNFDPTILPDGIRPSDDPLLAARSAAYALSFNRRTHEEAAQPAHANPTSNGAHS
- a CDS encoding cytochrome b, coding for MKPAQTHFSPLARLIHWTMAVAILAMLFVGVGMVATVSRAHNVLLAIHRPLGIALLVLVIIRLFVRIRRGAPPLPGDMPAPQQFVAKLSHVVLYALMAAMPLIGWSMLSAGGFPVTLFGALHLPPIMPHDVRLYALLRALHTYLAFALFATVLMHLAAALFHGLIRRDGVLASMTGSAARR
- a CDS encoding ATP-binding protein yields the protein MDGFKRRLSESVQLRLSFGLSLAILLVAIVAGVISFATAFDEAHELQDDVLRQVAALFDRQHLPLPHLGDRGRAQHSDEESRVVVQYLSADSAGSAAASGNDASDVLPIPLDAPDGMHTLTIGGEPFRVLVKTMATGERIAVAQETGFRDEIARDGAVRTVMPFLILVPVLLLVTANLVRKMFRPIASLAADIDRRGERELHPVDAGHLPAEVRPFVVAINRLLGRIEQSMETQRRFVADAAHELRSPLTALSLQAERLAEADMSGEARDRLTVLRKGIERGRGLLDQLLTLARAQSTPERPSTAVSVQHVYRRVLEDLMALAEAKCIDIGVEGDNDALVLVNEVDLIAVVRNLVDNAIRYTPERGRIDLSVTARDRRAVLEIKDSGPGIPAAERERVFDPFYRALGSGEVGSGLGLSIVKTIADRLGADVRLGYADEPSQAGLHVTVRIPLAES